The Arachis hypogaea cultivar Tifrunner chromosome 14, arahy.Tifrunner.gnm2.J5K5, whole genome shotgun sequence genome has a segment encoding these proteins:
- the LOC140178477 gene encoding uncharacterized protein: MTSSKDKGKRVQAIDNGTTQNYKMRFLKPVIRPSMFKLLPNRTPYLDLVVPDGRNNPCKCFWTQLQSGKIALSRGWEEFYQMYKINLDSMLYFTHKGNSNFQVRIFDFGGIENSYQLRDPEEPPYVRTGNYEIAKCINIPPSASARAVAAKVKSKWPFFVMDLTARMMSSRLLSNIPHLSHFTGQRHPIILTHGHIQVEATYTRYNRKRDGSFGVISGGWENFASLCNFKPGGVGVFEVISKEPVTIIQVRCR, from the exons ATGACGTCTTCGAAGGACAAGGGTAAGAGAGTTCAAGCGATTGATAACGGTACGACACAGAACTACAAGATGAGGTTTCTTAAGCCAGTAATAAGGCCTTCAATGTTCAAACTG CTACCAAACCGTACCCCCTACCTGGACCTGGTTGTGCCTGACGGAAGGAATAACCCCTGTAAGTGCTTCTGGACGCAACTCCAAAGTGGCAAAATTGCATTGTCTCGAGGCTGGGAGGAGTTCTATCAGATGTACAAAATCAATCTGGACTCCATGCTATATTTCACACACAAAGGAAACTCCAATTTCCAAGTTCGGATTTTTGATTTTGGTGGCATTGAGAATTCATACCAACTCCGTGATCCTGAAGAACCACCATATGTAAGGACTGGTAATTATGAAATTGCAAAGTGTATCAACATCCCTCCTTCAGCCAGTGCTAGAGCGGTTGCCGCAAAGGTCAAAAGCAAGTGGCCTTTTTTTGTGATGGACCTAACTGCTCGCATGATGTCGTCGCGATTGTTG TCGAACATCCCTCATCTCAGTCACTTCACTGGTCAGAGGCATCCTATCATCCTCACACATGGCCACATACAGGTCGAAGCTACATATACAAGGTACAATAGAAAAAGGGATGGTAGCTTCGGCGTTATTTCTGGAGGATGGGAGAACTTTGCTTCATTGTGCAACTTCAAGCCAGGTGGTGTGGGGGTCTTCGAGGTGATATCAAAGGAGCCAGTGACGATCATCCAGGTTCGATGCAGATAG